A DNA window from Brassica napus cultivar Da-Ae chromosome C1, Da-Ae, whole genome shotgun sequence contains the following coding sequences:
- the LOC106427883 gene encoding exocyst complex component EXO70H1-like, with protein MPRKAMRSLCCVAKTPSNLQPPLTLTPRQSLESAAAYGIIESAADIIERWNTETSTFAKVTSMFYEDKAEAMVFIERVNNLQKTMDLLVSEDPNSERLMRAQRLMEIAMKRLQKEFYQILSMNRAYLDPESVSTRSSLTSARSSYSDFPEDDDSNTVGDSIVEVEEAASSVMTDLRSIAECMIGSGYAKECVIIYKTIRKSIIDEGVYRLDVEKISTAKAKKMSWEEMEIKIRSWLEAVKVSMETLFKGERILCDHVFESSDAIRESCFSEISREGAILLFGFPGIVSAKIISKKSSPPEKIFRLLDMYSSIAGNWRAIESIFSFESTSVVRSQALKSLVSLSESIRSQLRHFESRIEKDSSKVVVQGGGVHPLTTSAMNHISLLADYSNVLVDILAGSPPPDRTLLPESYFNVSDSDESPSSELAIRFAWLILVLLCKIDRKANYYKDCSVQYLFLTNNLQHVVSRARCSNLKQLLGDDWVRRHVAKIKQFSDSYKRLAWGPVLATLPENRAVELSAEEVKERFEKFSESFERAYGKQSVCVVPDSELREEIKLSIARKLVPIYREFYNTRRSVVVAGAGGGVRNLSSVVRFTPEDVESHLSYLFSGEGTSGSSYVSSPLSCLSRQSTP; from the coding sequence ATGCCGAGAAAAGCGATGAGAAGCCTCTGCTGCGTGGCCAAAACGCCGTCGAATCTTCAACCTCCTCTTACGTTAACCCCACGGCAGAGTTTGGAATCAGCGGCCGCATACGGAATCATCGAGTCGGCCGCCGACATAATCGAGAGATGGAACACGGAGACCTCCACTTTCGCTAAAGTCACTTCCATGTTCTACGAGGACAAGGCAGAGGCCATGGTGTTCATCGAACGAGTGAACAATCTTCAGAAGACGATGGATCTGTTGGTGAGTGAGGATCCGAACTCCGAGAGGCTCATGAGAGCTCAGAGACTCATGGAGATCGCGATGAAGAGGCTTCAAAAGGAGTTTTATCAGATCCTCTCGATGAACCGTGCTTATCTTGATCCAGAATCGGTCTCTACACGCTCTTCACTCACCTCAGCGAGATCCAGCTACTCCGATTTCCCCGAAGACGACGATTCAAACACCGTTGGAGACTCAATCGTAGAAGTTGAAGAGGCTGCTAGCAGCGTCATGACGGACTTGAGATCCATCGCTGAGTGCATGATCGGTTCGGGCTACGCGAAAGAGTGTGTCATCATATACAAAACCATCAGAAAGTCCATCATAGACGAAGGGGTGTACCGTCTCGACGTGGAGAAGATTAGTACCGCAAAGGCGAAGAAGATGTCGTGGGAGGAGATGGAGATAAAGATCAGAAGCTGGTTAGAGGCCGTGAAAGTCTCCATGGAGACTCTCTTCAAAGGGGAGAGGATACTCTGCGATCACGTCTTCGAATCCTCTGATGCAATCAGAGAGTCTTGCTTCAGTGAAATCTCGCGCGAAGGAGCGATTCTTCTGTTTGGTTTTCCCGGGATCGTTTCCGCTAAAATTATCAGCAAGAAGAGCTCTCCGCCGGAGAAAATTTTCCGGCTTCTAGACATGTACAGCTCCATCGCCGGAAACTGGCGAGCGATTGAGTCCATCTTCTCGTTTGAGTCTACCTCCGTGGTGCGTTCCCAAGCGCTCAAGTCTCTCGTCTCTCTCAGCGAATCGATTCGATCACAGCTTAGGCACTTCGAGTCAAGAATTGAGAAGGACTCGTCGAAGGTGGTGGTTCAGGGCGGAGGTGTACATCCGCTGACCACCTCCGCCATGAACCACATCTCTCTCCTGGCCGATTATAGTAACGTACTCGTCGACATCCTCGCCGGATCTCCGCCGCCGGATAGGACACTCCTTCCGGAGTCTTACTTCAACGTCTCGGACTCCGACGAATCGCCGTCGTCGGAGCTAGCCATCCGATTCGCGTGGCTTATCCTCGTCCTCCTCTGTAAAATCGACCGTAAAGCAAATTATTACAAGGACTGCTCCGTGCAGTATCTCTTCCTCACCAACAACCTCCAGCACGTGGTCTCACGCGCTCGTTGCTCGAACCTAAAGCAGCTACTCGGCGACGACTGGGTCAGGAGACACGTCGCTAAGATTAAGCAGTTCTCCGACAGCTATAAGAGACTTGCGTGGGGACCAGTGCTGGCGACCCTACCTGAGAATCGTGCCGTGGAGTTGTCGGCGGAGGAAGTGAAGGAGAGGTTTGAAAAATTCAGCGAGAGCTTTGAGAGGGCGTACGGTAAGCAAAGTGTGTGCGTCGTACCGGATTCAGAGCTTCGAGAGGAGATAAAACTGTCGATTGCGAGAAAGCTGGTGCCGATTTATCGAGAGTTTTACAACACGAGAAGGTCTGTTGTCGTGGCGGGAGCTGGTGGTGGTGTGAGAAACTTGAGCTCGGTTGTCCGATTTACCCCTGAAGATGTTGAGAGCCATTTGTCTTATTTGTTTTCGGGAGAGGGTACTTCGGGGAGTTCATATGTGTCTTCTCCTTTGTCTTGTCTGTCACGGCAGTCCACaccctaa
- the LOC106427879 gene encoding 60S ribosomal protein L35-1: MARIKVHELRDKSKSDLQNQLQDLKAELALLRVAKVTGGAPNKLSKIKVVRKSIAQVLTVTSQKQKSALREAYKNKKFIPLDLRPKKTRAIRRRLTKHQLSLKTEREKKKEMYFPIRKYAIKV; this comes from the exons ATGG CGAGGATTAAGGTTCACGAGCTGAGGGACAAGTCGAAGAGCGATCTTCAGAACCAGCTTCAGGATCTTAAGGCTGAGCTTGCTCTCCTCCGTGTCGCTAAGGTCACCGGAGGTGCTCCCAACAAGCTCTCCAAAAT CAAGGTTGTCCGAAAATCCATAGCTCAGGTGTTGACAGTGACTTCTCAGAAGCAGAAGTCTGCTCTCAGAGAAGCGTACAAGAACAAGAAGTTCATCCCTCTCGATCTCCGTCCCAAGAAAACACGTGCTATCCGCAGGCGCCTCACCAAGCATCAG ctATCGTTGAAAACAGAGcgtgagaagaagaaggaaatgtaCTTCCCGATCAGGAAGTACGCCATCAAAGTTTAA